The window CGGCTGGCCGTCGCCAACCTGCAATATCAGGCGATGTTCGATCTGCCCGACGAGTTGACCCGGCGGGGCACCAGTTTCGAGGACACGATTCGCTTTCTGGTCAATCGCGGCGAATACGGCCCGCAGGACGATCCCGATGACGCCATCGCGCTGCGCGTGGAACAGGCGCGGACCTTTCAGCCGCATTATTTCGAACGCGAGCGCGCCAATGGCCGCTGGGTCGCGGTCGAGGGCGCGCCGCTGTCGCAAGGCGGCTGGATCGCCGTTTATACCGATATCACCGATATCAAGCGGCAAGAGGCGCTGCTGCGCGCGCGGTCCGAAGAGTTGAGCGAGCAGGTGCTGGACCACGCCGAAAAGCTGTCGGCGGCGAACCGCGAACTGGCCGCCACCAACGCGGCGCTGCAAGAGGCACAGCGGGTGCTGACCGCGACCGAGGCGCGGACGCGGCAGGTCACCGAGATGGTGCCGGCGCATATCGCCCATATGGATGCCGGGTTCCGCTATACGTTTTCGAACCGCCAGTTGCCGTCGATTTTCCCCGGTGCGCCGGATCGGATCGTGGGGATGACCGGGGATGACGTGCTGGGCGTGGAAACATTTTCCAGGGTCCGGCCGCACATGCAGCGCGCGCTGGCGGGCGAGGCGCAGGTGTTCGAGATCACGCATCAACTTTCGGGGCGGCGCATCCGCATCGCGCTGACGCCCGACCGGGCCGGCCATGGCGCCTATATCCTGTCAACCGATGTCAGCGCCGAGGTGCATGCGCGCGAGGCGATCAGCCATGCCGGCAAGCGCAGTCTTGCCGCCCGGCTGACATCGGGGATGGCGCATGATTTCGGCAATTTGCTGACCATCATCCTGGGGCTGCAGGGCCGGCTGGCCGCGATGCAACTGCCCGAGGCGGCCTCGGACGATGTGCAGGCGACGCTGGCCACCGCGCGTCGCGGTGCGCAACTGCTGAACCGGCTGGCGCGGATCAGCCTGCCTCGCGATCTGTCCTTTGAGCCGGTGGATCTGCCGGCGCTGCTGTCCGAAATAGCCACGCTTGCGGGGCCGTCGCTGGCCACCGGTGTCAGCCTGGAAATCGAGGCCGGCATCAGCGATCTGCCGCTGCTGATCGATCCAGGCGCGCTGCAGGATTCGCTGCTGAACCTGATCCTGAACGCCAATGCCGCAATGACCGGGCCGGGCCGCATCACCATCACCGCGCGCGCCAGCGGCGACTGGTTGCAGATCGCGGTGACCGATACCGGCCCCGGCTTTTCGCCCGAGGCGCTGGCACGCGCGACCGAGCCTTTCTATTCGACCAAGCAGGGTCAGGGATCGGGGCTGGGCCTGTCGATGGTTTACGACCAGACCAAGCTGGCCGGCGGGACCATGCGGCTTGAGAACACCGGCCACGGCGCCCGCGTGACCCTGCGCCTGCCGCTGCGCCGCGTGACCCGGCAGATGGTGCTGCTGGTCGAGGATGACGATGCCATTCGAACCGAGGTCCGCGACATGCTGACCGGCCTTGGCCATGCGGTGATCGAGGCCGCCAGCCTGTCCGAGGCCCGCAGCATGACCGACCTGCCGGGGCTGACCATGATCCTGTCGGACCTGCAGCTTGGCGACGGTCTGGGGCGCGATCTGGCCGGCACCGGCCCGGCCCTGGTGCTGATGACGGCGCTGCCGCCCGGCGATCCGCTGCGCAGTGATCTGGCCTGGCCGGTGCTGACCAAGCCCTTTGATCGCAATCGGCTGTCGGCGGCCATGTCCGACGCCGCTTGCAGCAGCGCGCGCCCCGGTCCAGAAGGTGACGCATGACCGACAGCCCGCTGATCGCCATCCTTGACGACGAACCCGAGATCCGCCGACTGCTGGCCGGCGCGCTGGAAGAGGCAGGCTTTCGCACCCAGTCCTTCGCGCGTGCCACCGAATTCGAGGCCGCGCTGCGCCGGATCACCCCCGATGCCTGCCTGATCGACCTTGGCCTGCCCGACCGGGACGGGCTGGCGCTGGTGCACCGGCTGGCCACCGAATCGGGCGCGGCGATCATCATCATTTCCGGCCGCGCACAGGTGCAGGACCGGGTGACCGGGCTGGAACTGGGTGCCGATGACTATATCATCAAACCCTTTGAACCGGCAGAGGTGGTGGCCCGGATCAGGGCGCGGCTGCGCAAGCCCGCCCCGCCGGTCGAACGCGGCGGCAATCAGGTGCGCTTTGCCGGCTGGCTGGCCGATTTCGATAGCTACACGCTGACCTCGCCCGGCGGGCAGGAAACCCCCGTCAGCCATGCCGAGGCCGAATTGCTGCGCATCTTTCTGGACAGCCCGCGCCGGCTGATCACCCGCAACCAGATGCTGGAGGCGCTGGGCGGCACCGCCGGCGAAAGCTTTGACCGCGCCATGGATGTCCGCATCTCGCGGCTGCGCGCGAAGCTGGACGAGGACCCCAAGAACCCCCGCCTGATCAAGACGATCTATGGCGCCGGATACATCTTTCTGGCCGAGCTGGGGTAAAAGCCAGCGGGCGCGGACAAGCTTGGTTTTGCGGTGCGCTCACGCCGTCCCGTCAATCTGGCAGGCATCCTGCCGCCCCCCATGCAGGGATGGGTCGCAGCGTGATCGTTGCCCCGCCTCGTCACCGTTCCGAGGAAAAATGCGTCTTGAGGTAGGTAAGGACGATATCCTTCGTTTCGTCATCCGGCTCAAACATGTTCTGATCTTCGATCATCCAGTCCCACAGATAATCCCAGCGGGCATCGGTCAGGCTTTGTTGACGAATGATCGCTGTCGAGTGGCAGGCGGTACACTGATAAAATGTATCTTCCGCACCCGGCCCGGCAGGAAGGTTTCCAAGTTCAGGATCTGGTTCGACGACAGGCGCATCAACCATCGGGTTGGCGGTGGCGGGTGCCAAAGGGTTAACCGTCTTGCGCATCGGATCATAGGCCTCTTGCGCGATGGAAGCCGTTGACCCGAACGCGAGGCCAGCACACAGCGCGAGGCGCGAAAGTCCTGATATGTTTTTCATGTAAGCTTCTTTCCGTTGGTGCCGGCAGCCGGACCCGTTGATCCGGCTGCGGTGTCAGGATCAGGTCGCAATCATGGCGATGCGATGCTGCATGTTGTTGCCATACCCGCGCGGATTCCAGCCGGGAACAACGGGCGGCTGCGCCACGCC is drawn from Paracoccus tegillarcae and contains these coding sequences:
- a CDS encoding PAS-domain containing protein: MTISTLHADLTQSGLNLIGQALSIFDADLRLAVANLQYQAMFDLPDELTRRGTSFEDTIRFLVNRGEYGPQDDPDDAIALRVEQARTFQPHYFERERANGRWVAVEGAPLSQGGWIAVYTDITDIKRQEALLRARSEELSEQVLDHAEKLSAANRELAATNAALQEAQRVLTATEARTRQVTEMVPAHIAHMDAGFRYTFSNRQLPSIFPGAPDRIVGMTGDDVLGVETFSRVRPHMQRALAGEAQVFEITHQLSGRRIRIALTPDRAGHGAYILSTDVSAEVHAREAISHAGKRSLAARLTSGMAHDFGNLLTIILGLQGRLAAMQLPEAASDDVQATLATARRGAQLLNRLARISLPRDLSFEPVDLPALLSEIATLAGPSLATGVSLEIEAGISDLPLLIDPGALQDSLLNLILNANAAMTGPGRITITARASGDWLQIAVTDTGPGFSPEALARATEPFYSTKQGQGSGLGLSMVYDQTKLAGGTMRLENTGHGARVTLRLPLRRVTRQMVLLVEDDDAIRTEVRDMLTGLGHAVIEAASLSEARSMTDLPGLTMILSDLQLGDGLGRDLAGTGPALVLMTALPPGDPLRSDLAWPVLTKPFDRNRLSAAMSDAACSSARPGPEGDA
- a CDS encoding response regulator transcription factor; the encoded protein is MTDSPLIAILDDEPEIRRLLAGALEEAGFRTQSFARATEFEAALRRITPDACLIDLGLPDRDGLALVHRLATESGAAIIIISGRAQVQDRVTGLELGADDYIIKPFEPAEVVARIRARLRKPAPPVERGGNQVRFAGWLADFDSYTLTSPGGQETPVSHAEAELLRIFLDSPRRLITRNQMLEALGGTAGESFDRAMDVRISRLRAKLDEDPKNPRLIKTIYGAGYIFLAELG
- a CDS encoding cytochrome C-552 codes for the protein MRKTVNPLAPATANPMVDAPVVEPDPELGNLPAGPGAEDTFYQCTACHSTAIIRQQSLTDARWDYLWDWMIEDQNMFEPDDETKDIVLTYLKTHFSSER